The proteins below are encoded in one region of Castor canadensis chromosome 6, mCasCan1.hap1v2, whole genome shotgun sequence:
- the Bhlhe41 gene encoding class E basic helix-loop-helix protein 41, which translates to MDEGIPHLQERQLLDHRDFIGLDYSSLYMCKPKRSMKRDDSKDTYKLPHRLIEKKRRDRINECIAQLKDLLPEHLKLTTLGHLEKAVVLELTLKHLKALTALTEQQHQKIIALQNGERALKSPIQADLDAFHSGFQTCAKEVLQYLSRFENWTPREPRCVQLINHLHAVATQFLPTTPQLLTQQVALSQGPGAPSAAPAGPSAAPCLERAGPKLEPQAHCVPVIQRTQASAELAAENDTDTDSGYGGEAEARPEREPGPGAPGAPAAPAARVTVKQEPPGEDSPAPKRMRLDARGGGVGGALLGPDPAAALLRPDAALLSSLVALGGGAPFAPPAAPLCLPFYFLSPSAAAAYVQPWLDKSGLEKYLYPAAAAAAPFPLLYPGLPAAAFPCLSSVLSPPPEKAAAAGLPPREGAPPAALRPEPPRARAHLRPESAAQDDAPQPQPQPQPQPGKAGP; encoded by the exons ATGGACGAAGGAATCCCTCATTTGCAAGAGAGACAGTTACTGGACCATAGGGATTTTATAGG ACTGGACTATTCCTCTTTGTATATGTGTAAACCCAAAAGGAGTATGAAGCGAGACGACAGCAAG GATACCTACAAATTGCCGCACAGATtaatagaaaagaagagaagagatcgAATTAATGAATGCATTGCCCAGCTGAAAGATTTACTACCTGAACATCTGAAACTGACA ACACTGGGGCATCTGGAGAAAGCGGTAGTCTTGGAATTGACTTTGAAACACTTAAAAGCTTTAACAGCCTTAACCGAGCAGCAGCATCAGAAGATAATTGCTTTACAGAATG GGGAGCGAGCTCTGAAATCGCCCATTCAGGCCGACTTGGATGCGTTCCACTCGGGATTTCAAACATGCGCCAAAGAAGTCTTGCAATACCTCTCCCGCTTTGAGAACTGGACACCCAGGGAGCCGCGTTGCGTGCAGCTGATCAACCACTTGCACGCCGTGGCCACCCAGTTCTTGCCCACTACGCCGCAGCTCTTGACGCAACAGGTCGCGCTAAGCCAGGGCCCCGGCGCGCCCTCGGCCGCCCCCGCGGGGCCCTCGGCCGCCCCTTGCCTGGAGCGCGCGGGGCCCAAGCTGGAGCCGCAGGCGCACTGCGTGCCGGTCATCCAGCGGACTCAGGCCAGCGCCGAGCTCGCCGCCGAGAACGACACGGACACGGACAGCGGCTACGGCGGCGAGGCGGAGGCCCGGCCGGAGCGCGAGCCGGGCCCGGGCGCCCCGGGCGCCCCGGCCGCCCCGGCGGCGCGCGTCACCGTCAAGCAGGAGCCCCCCGGGGAGGACTCGCCGGCGCCCAAGAGGATGCGGCTGGACGCGCGCGGCGGGGGCGTGGGCGGCGCGCTCCTGGGCCCCGACCCCGCGGCCGCGCTGCTCAGGCCCGACGCGGCGCTGCTCAGCTCGCTGGTGGCGCTGGGCGGGGGCGCGCCGTTCGCGCCACCCGCCGCCCCCTTGTGCCTGCCCTTCTACTTCCTCTCGCCGTCCGCCGCCGCCGCCTACGTGCAGCCCTGGCTGGACAAGAGCGGCCTGGAGAAGTATCTGTACCCTGCGGCCGCGGCCGCCGCCCCGTTCCCACTGCTCTACCCCGGGCTCCCCGCCGCTGCCTTCCCCTGCCTGTCCTCCGTGCTGTCGCCGCCTCCGGAGAAGGCGGCCGCCGCCGGCCTCCCGCCGCGCGAGGGGGCGCCCCCCGCGGCGCTGCGCCCCGAGCCCCCTCGCGCCCGCGCCCACCTGCGCCCCGAGAGCGCCGCCCAGGACGACGCCCCGCAGCCGCAGCCGCAGCCGCAGCCACAGCCGGGGAAGGCCGGGCCCTGA